A section of the Parasteatoda tepidariorum isolate YZ-2023 chromosome 6, CAS_Ptep_4.0, whole genome shotgun sequence genome encodes:
- the LOC139425727 gene encoding uncharacterized protein, whose product MQDCPQTEIEKAEMENIPYRSVLGFVSFMASRTRPEISYAVNILSQYQENPGIKCRQALLKLLEYLQYTTENLDLSKISDLSIKCYTDDDHASSREDRVSIGGTIVYAGGTRGGSDKCLRRITGAPRFMKTKDSRKDLKVDRIKDQIAQLFLKMQLTVRSAKIKRFLTSI is encoded by the exons ATGCAGGATTGCCCACAAACAGAAATAGAGAAAgctgaaatggaaaatattccATACCGAAGTGTTCTTGGATTTGTATCTTTTATGGCAAGTAGGACAAGACCTGAAATATCTTATGCTGTTAACATTTTATCACAGTATCAAGAAAATCCTGGTATCAAATGCAGGCAAGCTCTACTGAAACTATTAGAGTACCTGCAATATACAACTGAAAATCTAGATTTGTCAAAAATCTCAGATTTGTCAATAAAGTGCTACACTGATGATGACCATGCATCAAGCAGAGAGGACAGAGTGTCAATAGGAGGAACTATTGTATATGCAG gaggtacTAGAGGTGGCTCAGACAAATGTTTAAGAAGGATTACTGGGGCTCCCAggtttatgaaaacaaaagattcAAGGAAAGATCTCAAAGTTGATCGCATCAAGGACCAAATTGCTCAGCTTTTCTTAAAGATGCAATTAACTGTGAGAAGTGCaaagataaaaagatttttgactTCGATTTAA